The Methanosphaera sp. WGK6 genomic sequence AGCATTATCGTATTTTGGTGATATTCATTTACCTTTAACAAATAATCGTAATGAATGTATTCATTTTTTGGAAAATTTAGGAATTCCTGTAAAAAATGATTTGGGTAATGTAAGATATCTCTGTGACTTAAATATGGATGAAAAAGGAAAACTTTTCAATGAATTATTGAAAATGATGACCCGGGAGGTTCCTGAGAGATATGTTAAATATGTGCCTAAATTAATTTCTGGAGAATCCTATGAATTTACTTTTGAAGAAAAATACACTTCATTTAGGGATGCAAGTGAATATAGTACAGTTATAAATGCTTGTGGAAGAAATAATCGTCATGAATTAGGTATGGAAGTTATAAAAGGAAATAGAAATAAAATTTCTAATGAATTAGAATCACTTGTTAAAGACCATAAACGTTATCTTGCTCAAAATATGACTAAACTTCAGGATGCAAATTCTGTGGAAATATTGGACAATATCCAGTATTTTGATGGTGATGGTATAAAAGCAAGTGTTGTTGGAACTATTGCAGGTATGTTGTTAAGTAATTATGATTGGCAAAAACCAATTGTTGGTTATACTCATATTGATGATGAAACAGCGGGTTATAAGGTTTCATTAAGATGTTCTAAATTATTAGGTTATGATGGAATACATTATGGTAATTTAGTTCGTGATATTGCTACTAAATGTGGTGGTTCTGGTGGGGGACATAGTGTAGCTTGTGGAGCTTATATTCCTGAGGATAATATTGAACAATTTATTTCTTTATTGAATAATTCAGTTAATTTAAACTAATTTTTATTTTTTTATTTTTTTAAAATTAATGCTATTCTTTTTTAAGATTTAATCTATTTTTATACTGTAAAGTATTTTTTAATGATTTGTACTTATTTTTGTAAAGATTTAAATAAAGTAATACTTATATATTAATATATAATTTAAAAAAACATTATTGGTCTAAGTAGATATTCATTAAAGAGGAACCTAATATGAGAATATTTAAAAATAAAGGGGAATTTACAAAATTCCAAATTCTTGCTAAAATTGCGCAACAAGAACCTCATCTTAAACAAAAAGATATTGCTGATGAATTAGGGATAACTGTTCAA encodes the following:
- the recJ gene encoding single-stranded-DNA-specific exonuclease RecJ, which codes for MSETKLMDIKESRSHMDLLFNKAKEKILDSEDITVYTHTDCDGITAGSILSSILDKLDINHSVNFVEINEVEHLTSDTDVTIISDLGAGQNIENILDNSNKTAIILDHHPPIRKLGTSFKGDLIEINPNYYGLDGSYTISGGGLSYFLAKSFQFHDLSWMGILSAVGDMQNSMTGKLRGLNTEILNDGMEFGCVDYVNDLLLYGRHTRPLFVALSYFGDIHLPLTNNRNECIHFLENLGIPVKNDLGNVRYLCDLNMDEKGKLFNELLKMMTREVPERYVKYVPKLISGESYEFTFEEKYTSFRDASEYSTVINACGRNNRHELGMEVIKGNRNKISNELESLVKDHKRYLAQNMTKLQDANSVEILDNIQYFDGDGIKASVVGTIAGMLLSNYDWQKPIVGYTHIDDETAGYKVSLRCSKLLGYDGIHYGNLVRDIATKCGGSGGGHSVACGAYIPEDNIEQFISLLNNSVNLN